A section of the Pseudomonas fluorescens genome encodes:
- the mpl gene encoding UDP-N-acetylmuramate:L-alanyl-gamma-D-glutamyl-meso-diaminopimelate ligase has protein sequence MHIHILGICGTFMGSMAVLAKELGHHVTGSDANVYPPMSTQLQAQGIELTQGYDTAQFDPVPDLVVIGNAMSRGNPAVEYVLNKGLPYVSGPQWLADHVLQGRWVLAVAGTHGKTTTSSMLAWVLEHAGMSPGFLIGGVPQNFAVSARLGGTPFFVIEADEYDSAFFDKRSKFVHYRPRTAILNNLEFDHADIFPDLPAIERQFHHLVRTIPSEGLVIHPTTEPALQRVIEMGCWTPVQTTGAGGQWQVKLLREDGSRFEVLFEGEPQGIVDWDMTGQHNVANALVTLAAARHVGVVPAMGIAALSAFKSVKRRMEKVAEVNGITIYDDFAHHPTAIATTLDGLRKRVGDAPVIAIIEPRSNSMKLGAHRDGLPESVNDADQVVWYAPANLGWDLEAVARLCTVPSIVSDSLEGIIERVKSQAKPGTHVVIMSNGGFGGLHGKLAEALQ, from the coding sequence ATGCACATTCACATTCTCGGTATTTGCGGCACCTTCATGGGTTCGATGGCGGTCCTGGCCAAAGAGCTGGGCCATCATGTCACCGGCTCCGATGCCAATGTTTATCCGCCCATGAGCACGCAATTGCAGGCCCAGGGCATTGAGCTGACCCAAGGCTACGATACGGCGCAGTTCGATCCGGTGCCGGACCTGGTGGTGATCGGCAATGCCATGTCCCGTGGCAACCCTGCCGTGGAATACGTGCTGAACAAAGGCCTGCCTTATGTTTCCGGCCCGCAATGGCTGGCTGATCATGTGCTGCAAGGCCGCTGGGTGCTGGCGGTGGCCGGTACCCATGGCAAGACCACCACCAGCAGCATGCTGGCCTGGGTACTGGAACACGCGGGCATGAGCCCCGGTTTTCTGATTGGCGGCGTGCCGCAGAATTTCGCGGTGTCGGCGCGCTTGGGTGGCACGCCGTTCTTCGTGATCGAGGCTGACGAATACGACAGCGCCTTCTTCGATAAACGCTCCAAGTTCGTTCACTACCGCCCACGCACAGCGATCCTGAACAACCTGGAGTTCGATCACGCAGACATCTTCCCCGATCTGCCGGCCATCGAGCGGCAATTCCATCACCTGGTGCGCACCATTCCCAGCGAAGGCCTGGTGATCCACCCCACCACTGAGCCTGCCTTGCAGCGCGTGATCGAGATGGGTTGCTGGACACCGGTGCAAACCACGGGGGCGGGCGGCCAGTGGCAGGTCAAGTTGCTTCGCGAGGATGGCTCCCGGTTCGAAGTGCTGTTTGAGGGTGAGCCCCAGGGGATTGTCGACTGGGACATGACTGGCCAGCACAACGTCGCCAACGCCTTGGTCACCCTCGCGGCGGCGCGCCATGTTGGCGTGGTGCCGGCCATGGGCATTGCTGCGTTGAGTGCGTTCAAAAGCGTCAAGCGGCGGATGGAAAAGGTCGCCGAAGTGAACGGGATTACCATCTACGATGACTTTGCCCACCATCCCACGGCGATTGCGACCACCCTTGACGGCCTGCGCAAGCGCGTCGGCGATGCGCCGGTGATCGCGATTATCGAGCCACGCTCCAACTCCATGAAGCTGGGCGCGCACCGCGACGGCCTGCCGGAAAGCGTCAACGATGCCGACCAAGTGGTGTGGTATGCGCCGGCCAACCTGGGTTGGGACCTGGAGGCCGTGGCCAGGCTCTGCACCGTGCCGTCGATTGTCAGCGATTCGCTGGAAGGCATCATCGAGCGGGTCAAGAGCCAGGCCAAGCCCGGTACCCACGTGGTGATCATGAGCAACGGCGGCTTCGGCGGCCTGCACGGCAAACTTGCCGAGGCGCTGCAATGA
- the ubiX gene encoding flavin prenyltransferase UbiX has protein sequence MSGPERITLAMTGASGAPYGLRLLDCLVREDREVHFLISKAAQLVMATETDVSLPPKVQMMQAFLTEYTGAAAGQIKVYGKEDWMSPVASGSGAPAAMVVVPCSTGTLSAIATGACNNLIERAADVTLKERRQLILVPREAPYSSIHLEHMLKLSNMGVTILPASPGFYHQPQTIDDLVDFVVARILNLLNIPQDMLPRWGEHHLSSDE, from the coding sequence ATGAGTGGGCCGGAGCGCATCACCCTGGCGATGACCGGTGCGTCTGGCGCGCCTTACGGGTTGCGCTTGCTGGATTGTCTGGTGCGTGAAGACCGCGAAGTGCATTTCCTGATTTCCAAGGCCGCGCAATTGGTCATGGCGACCGAGACTGACGTCTCGCTGCCGCCCAAGGTGCAGATGATGCAGGCCTTCCTCACCGAATACACCGGGGCGGCGGCGGGGCAGATCAAGGTCTATGGCAAGGAAGACTGGATGTCTCCGGTGGCCTCCGGTTCCGGTGCGCCGGCGGCGATGGTGGTGGTGCCGTGTTCCACCGGCACCTTGTCGGCGATCGCCACCGGCGCTTGCAACAACCTCATCGAGCGCGCGGCGGACGTGACCTTGAAGGAGCGCCGTCAGTTGATCCTGGTGCCACGGGAGGCGCCGTATTCGAGCATTCATCTGGAGCACATGCTCAAGCTGTCGAATATGGGGGTGACCATCCTGCCGGCGTCGCCGGGGTTTTATCACCAGCCGCAGACCATCGATGACCTGGTGGATTTTGTGGTGGCGCGGATTCTCAATCTGCTGAATATCCCTCAGGACATGCTGCCACGCTGGGGTGAGCACCATTTGAGCAGCGATGAATAA
- a CDS encoding oxidoreductase: MYLTPQHIVLAGASGLTGEHLLDRLLNEPTVTRVLAPSRRPLAEHPHLENPVGDPTVLLPQLSGQVDLAFCCLGTTLKKAGSEEAFRAVDLDMVVAFGKRAREMGARHLIVISAIGADPKSSVFYNRVKGEMEQALQAQGWPQLTIVRPSLLLGERLETRLAEKLAGPLSRLIPGKYRGIEVCELARAMWRLALEEQDGVRIVESDELRKLGK, encoded by the coding sequence ATGTACTTGACGCCTCAGCACATAGTGCTTGCCGGAGCCTCGGGCTTGACCGGGGAACACCTGCTGGACCGCCTGCTCAATGAGCCCACCGTCACCCGCGTCCTGGCGCCCAGCCGCCGTCCGCTGGCCGAACACCCACACCTGGAAAACCCGGTCGGCGATCCAACAGTGCTCCTGCCACAGCTGAGTGGCCAGGTGGATCTGGCCTTTTGCTGCCTGGGTACCACCCTGAAAAAGGCGGGGTCGGAGGAGGCCTTCCGCGCTGTCGACCTAGATATGGTGGTGGCCTTTGGCAAGCGCGCCCGGGAGATGGGCGCGCGGCACCTGATCGTCATCAGTGCGATTGGTGCAGACCCGAAATCCTCGGTGTTCTACAACCGGGTCAAGGGTGAAATGGAGCAGGCCTTGCAGGCTCAAGGCTGGCCACAACTGACCATCGTGCGACCTTCGCTGCTGCTGGGCGAGCGCCTGGAAACACGCCTGGCGGAAAAGCTCGCAGGACCGTTGTCGCGGCTGATTCCCGGTAAATACCGCGGCATCGAAGTGTGCGAACTGGCCCGGGCCATGTGGCGCCTGGCGCTGGAAGAGCAGGATGGGGTGCGGATTGTCGAGTCGGATGAGTTGCGCAAGTTAGGCAAGTGA
- a CDS encoding YceK/YidQ family lipoprotein produces MNKALLIVLALQLVGCATARTLDAAKPGAPVVYAGTRLDLYAMQGGCCAMDCFGAEAPSYPGLDLPASALLDTLLLPLSALTVLGVGFNATGGL; encoded by the coding sequence ATGAATAAAGCCCTGCTGATCGTGTTGGCGCTGCAACTGGTGGGCTGTGCTACCGCGCGCACTCTGGATGCGGCCAAACCCGGTGCGCCGGTGGTGTATGCGGGGACGCGCCTGGACTTGTATGCGATGCAGGGCGGTTGTTGCGCCATGGACTGCTTTGGTGCCGAGGCACCGAGCTACCCGGGTCTTGACCTGCCGGCCAGCGCGTTGCTCGACACGCTGCTGTTGCCGCTGTCGGCGTTGACGGTATTAGGGGTTGGGTTTAATGCGACGGGTGGGCTGTAG